In a genomic window of Candidatus Thermoplasmatota archaeon:
- the tnpA gene encoding IS200/IS605 family transposase, with protein SEVKELEVMADHVHLFIGAPPTESPVGIVKALKGISARVLFDEHPVLRTMFRQGHLWSPSYYIGTVGHVSAEAIARYIRDQKLRRVGRPASSPNELGVSAGRIP; from the coding sequence TCGGAAGTCAAGGAGCTGGAAGTGATGGCCGACCATGTGCATCTCTTCATCGGAGCACCCCCGACGGAATCTCCTGTCGGGATCGTAAAGGCTCTGAAAGGGATCAGCGCGAGGGTGTTGTTCGACGAGCATCCAGTCCTGCGGACAATGTTCCGACAGGGGCATCTATGGAGCCCGAGCTATTACATTGGGACGGTGGGGCATGTGTCTGCGGAAGCGATAGCGAGGTATATCAGGGATCAGAAGTTGCGGAGGGTCGGGCGACCTGCTTCCTCCCCCAATGAATTGGGGGTCTCCGCAGGACGGATTCCATGA